In one window of Burkholderia sp. NRF60-BP8 DNA:
- a CDS encoding metal-dependent hydrolase: protein MTTPNMMPVRRDIRFALPPERAKDWHVQGVPVTHFMNALSLLFPAGERFFMDSVRHYRDRIEDPELKKQVLGFIGQEAMHTREHIEYNDLLQASGLPAHKLDKRLWTILGWFKKVLPHSMQLAITIALEHYTAILANQLLSGHEHRIDGSVEGYQQMWMWHAMEETEHKAVSYDVWRTVMKPGLGSYLLRTGTMLTTTVFFWAIVFDFHVRLMLAHRREHGKFGGMWRLVKYLYSPKNGVFPSIAREWLDYFRPGFHPWDHDNHQYLQELDTLLENIDATNARYAAQAAPRRVPLHSVAQA, encoded by the coding sequence ATGACGACACCGAACATGATGCCCGTGCGGCGCGACATCCGTTTCGCGCTGCCGCCCGAACGCGCGAAGGACTGGCATGTGCAAGGCGTGCCGGTCACGCATTTCATGAACGCGCTGTCGCTGCTGTTCCCGGCCGGCGAACGCTTCTTCATGGATTCGGTGCGCCACTACCGCGACCGGATCGAGGACCCCGAGCTGAAGAAGCAGGTGCTCGGCTTCATCGGGCAGGAAGCGATGCACACGCGCGAACACATCGAGTACAACGACCTGCTGCAAGCGTCCGGCCTGCCCGCGCACAAGCTCGACAAGCGCCTGTGGACGATCCTCGGCTGGTTCAAGAAGGTGCTGCCGCACTCGATGCAGCTGGCGATCACGATCGCGCTCGAGCACTACACGGCGATCCTCGCGAACCAGTTGCTGTCGGGCCACGAGCACCGGATCGACGGCTCCGTCGAAGGCTACCAGCAGATGTGGATGTGGCACGCGATGGAGGAAACCGAGCACAAGGCGGTGTCCTACGACGTGTGGCGCACCGTGATGAAGCCGGGCCTCGGCAGCTATCTGCTGCGCACCGGCACGATGCTGACGACGACCGTGTTCTTCTGGGCCATCGTGTTCGACTTCCACGTGCGGCTGATGCTCGCCCACCGCCGCGAACACGGCAAGTTCGGCGGCATGTGGCGCCTCGTGAAGTATCTGTACAGCCCGAAGAACGGTGTGTTCCCGAGCATCGCGCGCGAATGGCTCGACTATTTCCGCCCAGGCTTCCACCCGTGGGATCACGACAACCATCAGTACTTGCAGGAGCTCGACACGCTGCTCGAGAACATCGACGCGACCAACGCGCGCTATGCGGCGCAGGCCGCCCCGCGCCGCGTGCCGCTGCATTCGGTGGCGCAGGCATGA
- a CDS encoding alpha/beta fold hydrolase, whose amino-acid sequence MARAHEMLTVRSGDVKLAVYVSGSRRAPPLILVHGYPDSAAVWAPIRARLAKRYRVIAYDVRGAGASDAPRRRADYTLERLAGDLKAVADATCGGRPFHLVGHDWGSIQCWEAVTDPAFRGRIASYTSISGPCLDHVFRAKMRVKQSLKSWYIAFFHLPLVPSLVWRLGGAALWPRWLQLTERVRAERDPVQLKNALNGMQMYRANFLARARRPRERYAQAPVQILVPTRDRYVTPEMSVDLDRWLGDHVREEIDGTHWIVLRHPDMIASRIDRFASAQERPAATNAAVQRAVGGAGRRLNSVS is encoded by the coding sequence ATGGCGCGCGCTCACGAGATGCTGACGGTCCGGTCCGGCGACGTGAAACTCGCCGTCTACGTAAGCGGCTCGCGTCGCGCGCCGCCGCTGATCCTCGTGCATGGCTATCCCGACTCGGCGGCCGTGTGGGCGCCGATCCGCGCGCGGCTCGCGAAACGCTACCGCGTGATCGCATACGACGTGCGCGGCGCCGGTGCATCGGATGCGCCGCGCCGCCGTGCCGACTACACGCTCGAACGGCTCGCCGGCGACCTGAAGGCAGTGGCCGATGCGACCTGCGGCGGCCGGCCGTTCCACCTGGTCGGCCACGACTGGGGCTCGATCCAGTGCTGGGAAGCCGTGACCGATCCCGCGTTCCGCGGCCGCATCGCGTCGTACACGTCGATCTCGGGCCCGTGCCTCGATCACGTGTTCCGCGCGAAGATGCGCGTCAAGCAGAGCCTGAAGTCGTGGTACATCGCGTTCTTCCACCTGCCGCTCGTACCGTCGCTGGTGTGGCGGCTCGGCGGTGCGGCGCTGTGGCCGCGCTGGCTCCAGCTCACCGAACGCGTGCGCGCCGAGCGCGATCCCGTGCAACTGAAGAACGCGCTGAACGGGATGCAGATGTACCGCGCGAATTTTCTCGCGCGAGCCCGCAGGCCGCGGGAGCGGTACGCGCAGGCGCCGGTGCAGATCCTGGTTCCGACGCGCGATCGCTACGTGACGCCCGAGATGTCGGTCGATCTCGATCGCTGGCTGGGCGATCACGTGCGCGAGGAAATCGACGGCACGCACTGGATCGTGCTGCGTCACCCGGACATGATCGCATCGCGGATCGACCGCTTCGCGTCCGCGCAGGAGCGGCCGGCGGCGACGAACGCCGCGGTTCAGCGCGCCGTCGGCGGTGCCGGCAGGCGTCTGAACAGCGTCTCGTAA
- a CDS encoding putative glycolipid-binding domain-containing protein yields MREVRWASLEGDGVEHLTFDRRGGAIVVESAVVGQRYGRAYGLAYRVECDAQWRVTYAVLKVMGGGTLELHGDGAGHWRDGSGRALPELEGCIDIDIAATPFTNSLPIGRLGLARGERRPIDVAYISTPDLTVKPVKQAYACIEPGRRYRYEGIFRNFTAEMDIDDDGLVVDYETLFRRLPAPPTAR; encoded by the coding sequence ATGCGTGAAGTGCGATGGGCGTCGCTCGAAGGCGACGGGGTCGAACATCTGACGTTCGACCGGCGCGGCGGCGCGATCGTCGTCGAAAGCGCGGTGGTCGGCCAGCGGTACGGTCGCGCGTATGGGCTTGCGTATCGCGTCGAGTGCGATGCGCAATGGCGCGTGACTTACGCGGTGCTCAAGGTGATGGGCGGCGGCACGCTCGAATTGCACGGCGACGGCGCCGGGCATTGGCGCGACGGTTCAGGCCGCGCACTGCCGGAACTGGAGGGTTGCATCGACATCGACATCGCGGCGACGCCGTTCACGAATTCGCTGCCGATCGGCCGCCTCGGGCTCGCGCGTGGCGAGCGGCGGCCGATCGACGTCGCGTACATCTCGACGCCGGACCTGACCGTCAAGCCGGTCAAGCAGGCTTATGCGTGCATCGAGCCGGGCCGCCGCTATCGCTACGAAGGGATCTTCCGGAATTTCACCGCGGAGATGGACATCGACGACGACGGGCTCGTCGTCGATTACGAGACGCTGTTCAGACGCCTGCCGGCACCGCCGACGGCGCGCTGA